The nucleotide sequence TTTTTTTGTTACCTTCAGGTGTCTTTCTTTTTCCATTTTGATTTGCTCAAGGAAGCTTTTGCAGTTGGAAACCTGACGAAGTAATTAGCAACTCACATTTATTGATAACAGATCATGGTTCAATGCTATTCTTTCAGCCATGCATGATTTTAGTCATCAATTATAGAACATCATTCAATTGTCTATTTAACAAGGATCAGTGTTTTCTAATTTATGTAGGATGTAGATTTTACTCAAGCCTCACATATGTAGATTTTATATAATCAAACTGGTTAACTTCTTGTAGATGCGCACAGTGACACATACAGATGTTTAGTTTTGGAATTGAATTACAGCGGCACAAAAAACCTTCTTGCCTTGAGATATATAACATTGTACCTTGTCCTTAATTTGGAAGGCGGTGGACTTTCCACTTTAGGTCTAGTGTTCCTGCTTCTTTTTGATGAAGCCTTGCTCTGTAATATAGAAATTGACGTTTTTCAGATATGAACTAGTTCCAAGGAATTCTGAAGATAAAAGAAACAATACAAAATAACTAGAGATGAGACTTTATATCCTCTTACATTTTGGTTGCTCCTTTGCCGTTCACCAGATTCATGGGTTCCACTGCTTGCTCTGCAAGAACGAGATTGTTAGATCATATGTATTCAAATTTAGCAATCTCATAAAATCTCAAATTTTTTGGATTATATTAGAGAAGGATGTTTGTCCAGACAACGAAAAGTCATGCTTGTTCCAACTACTCTCAATTGGCAATCTGAAATCCTATCCCCCTATTGAACTCTAAGCAAGACTGTTTTATAAATCGAACGATCCATAAACTTctagtcttcttcttcctcttgcaccTTAATCTAATCGATGCATAAACTCTAAGCAAGATAGTTATTTATAGAATTTTCCTTCTTTGACCGATTAACCTCTCAAAGCTACGAGTAAATCCAACCAAATATTTGTTGAGAGAAATTTATGGGTTAGATTTCTCAATACTCTACCAACCTTTTATCCTTGTTCTTCACCAATGAGTGCTCTGCTGAACCTCGTTCTTCAGCTATCCATTCTGCCGAACATGATACAGGCAAAGGTGATAGATCACTCAACTTGGCCTTGGGACGAAACTCCAACCCGGGCAATGCCCAATTCTTCACctttctcttttcctcttcttcctctgcttccgTTGGAATCGACTGAAGCCAATCGAAAGTCTTGACTATGTACATGACGCGCCCTGCCCCATGCGCAGGCAGGCTGTTCATCGCCTCTTCCAGTATGGATCGCCTTAAAGCATTCGCTTTCGACCTCCCCGCCAACTCCTTATCCTCCAAACCCGCACCTCCTGTTTCCAATTCCCCCTTTTCAAGAGTTGCagaactcttcttcttctccggagTGAAAAAACAAGCGCCCTTTGGGGACAATTCGATCCCCTTCGCGAGCTTCTTTGTTTCGCGAGGCTTCAACAACGGTCTTCGGCCTTGAGTTGAGAGCTTCCTGAATCCCGGCAGTTGGCATCTGGGGGCTGGGTATCTCTTTGCTGGACTAGCCATTACTGCACTTTTCTCAGCCGAATTCAATCGCACGCCGGTGAGGATAGAAGAGAGAGCGAAGGAGGAGCAGGGTTATAAAGCGCGAGGAAAAAAAAATGCGTTTGTGGAATTCGAACgttgaggagaggaagaggtcGTTAGTAGTGGCAAgctgcaacggctagtttcttatGCTCCCTGGTATCCAGCTGTTTCAAGTTGATGTGTATTAAAGCTGCCCTAAGGTGGTGCGGATATTCATACCGCTTTAAACGAGtcaagtttttgaaattattgaACCACGTAAGAAGATTTTCTAAATATCTAATCATTTATCCTAATTTTAAAGTTACTAAATAACGTATTATAACAATTGATTCTAGCaatagattaaaaatattttttaaaaataattaaaaaatgttTACGATACAAAACTTTACTGCTCTCAAATATGGTATATTACGAGAACGAGATGAATACATATGACTTGATTGCATATCACCTCGACTCCCAAGTCCATCAATTGATTTCAGTCAAAATCGACGGATGGATCTAAAGAATTCGGAATAACATGGAACAAGATCTTATGTGTTTATTTAGTTTTCTTGATTATATATATACTTCAAATATCAATTCGATACACCATATTTACACCATATTAAGAGCAGTGaatttttgaatataaattaGAGTTTTTAGACATATTCTATTAAAAAAATTGTTGCcataaatatgagatattaaaattatgtttaagagcatgaatataatcaagagaattaaaTAAACGAACTAGTTctatgtcattccgagctctctacgTCCATTAGTCGGTTTTAATTGAAATCGGCTAATGAACCTAGAAAATTCGGAATGACTTGAAACCATGTCTTATGTGCTCGTCTagttctcatgattatatccataccTTCAAAAATTGGGGGCGGTTGGTATGAGCATGGGAATgtgaatcggaatgggaatcattgtattgtggaatgagaatgagtatgagcatgaatatcactcttaaaagtaatgtttggttagttgcatacttttctatcggaataaatcaatatttccttttttacccttaaagtaaaataagagaaaataattagatgtgagagaaagatgaatgtgagagaaaaatatgacgaaagagaatgatgagagagaagtgtgatgagaaagaatgaagagagaaaaagtgtgatgagagaaaatgagaaaagagagtgtgatagaagagagcatgatgagagataaaatatgatgtgagagaaattatgatgggagaggatgaagagagagaaaatgtaatgagaacaaatgaagagagagagtgtgtgatgagagagattgaggagagagaaagtatgatgagagagagtgtgtgatgagaaaaaaagagaacagtgagtgtgatgagagagattgagaagagagaaagtgtgttgaggaaaaaaaggagggagtgtgacaagagagattgaggagagagaaagtatgatgagagcgaaagtgtgatgagaaaaaaaaaagagtgtgatgggagagattgaggagagagaaagcatgatgagggagaaagtatgatgaaaaaaaagaaggaagagagtgtgatggaagagattgaggagagataaagtatgatgagagagaaagtgtaatgagaaaaagaggaaagcgtgtgataggagagagaaagtgtgtgataaaataatgagagagaaaatatgatgagagagtacaaggagagagaagtgatatgaaagaaaaaataaataaataaattttgatatttgatattaaggaaaaaaaatttagttttaggtcaagggtatttttggaataaggaaatattttgattgatgaaaataaggtaatggctcattgaagggaaggtacatgggaatgagttacccaatttcaaggattcattcccttatttgtattcctattcgtTTGGTTCGTTCCTAGgtataggaatcggaatgagaatcatagtattgtggaatgagaatatgtatgagcatggatatcacttttaaaagcaatgtttggttagttgaatattttctatcggaatcaatcaaaatttccttttttacccttaaaggaaaataagagaaaaaattagatgtgagagaaagttaaatgtgaaagaaaaatatgacgagaaagaatgatgagagagaaagtgtgatgaaagaaaaatatgacgagaaagaatgatgagagagaaagtatgatgagagaaaatgaggaaagagagtatgatgggagagagtatgaaaatatgatgagagagaaaatatgatgagtgagaaaatatgatgagagaggatgaagagagagaaagtgtaatgagaaaaaaagaggagagagtgtgtgatgggagagattgaggacagagaaagtattatgagagagaaagtatgatgagagagaaagtatgatgagaaaaaaatatgaaagtGAATGTGATgggagatattgaggagagagaaagcatgatgagagataaagtatgatgagagagaaagtgtgttgagaaaaaagggagagaatgtgatgggagagattgaggagagagaaagtgtgatgagatagaaagtatgatgagagagaaagtgtgatgagaaaaaagtaaATAGAGAGTGTGAGTGTGAGTGTgatgtgagagattgaggagggagaaagtatgatgagaaagaaagtgtgatgagaaaaaagaggaaagagagtgtgatggaagagattaaggagagagcaAGTgtaataagagagaaagtgtaatgagaaaaaaaaaagaaggaaagtgtgatgagagagattaaggagagagaaagtgggtgataaaatgaggagagagaaaatatgttgagagagaataaggagagagaaagtgatatgaaaaaaaattaaataaatatattttgatatttgattttaaggggaaaaaatttagttttttgtcaagggtatttttggaataagaaaatattttgattgttgaaaatagggtaatgactcattgaaggggggaGATATGgaaatgagtcattacccaattataaggattcattcccttatttgcattTCTATTTCTATAATCCAAATatcaacaatgacaatcaatgattgctATTCCTATTCCCTACTCTTATTCCCTTAAATCAAACGTCCCCTTAGATATTATTGAGCTCTCaacatttaattatttaaaatttttaccagtttaaatttatttaattaattattaaacttaataatataaatttatttattcattaaaAAGAATCTTTTGTTATTTATCACTGTGAcacaaaaaaatttattaaaaatatgatTCATAAAAATATTATTCATTCATGAACAATTATAAATATCAACAGATTAAACATATatctattcaaatttatttatttaatttaatgagttatttagatttatttatttaattatattgaaCTAATAGGAGTAAACTTTTACTTTAAGTTAAACATCAAACTTAATAACGTTTACAGCCTAGATATTTAGGATTTAGAGAAATTAATTTTAGTTATATATTATGTTTACTTTATCTTCTTCCTGTAATTATTTTCAAACATATTTTTATGGTGAGAACTAAACAAAGACCAATCTATTTTccaatttttttgttttaataaaGTATAAACAAATATTTATCAATACCTTTTAACAGTTTCGAAGAAATAAAAAATAGgcaaaaaaaatctgaaaataaaataaaataagaattatttttaattttggaaTATTCTGTTTTCTTAATTTTAGAAACAGAAGAGGTTTCTGATATAAAGTTAAGTTTGGTTTTCTACGGTGAGGAGACCATTCTATTCGTCGCCGCAATTTCACGCAGTCGCAGCCTGCTTCTTGCGCAGGGCAACCGGCGATCCTTCCAGTCTCTAGCAATGGCGACGGAGATCGATTTACCAAAGCCTGAAGATCTCTTCCGAGCTGCGGGGAATGGAGACTTTTCACTCTTCACCTCCCTTTCCGCTGAAACCCTCGGCTGGGCCCGTTCACTCAGGAACGAAGATGACCGATCCCTCATACACGTCGCCGCCTCTGCTGGCCGCTCTCAGGTGAGCTCCTAAATTCCACttgtttattttgaaaatatctgGCTGGCTTTGGCTTGTGTTACTTGTTATAGGGTTTGATTCTCTTTATGGTCTAGTTGACGAGATTTAATGGTTTAACATAATTTTAAGGGTTTTGGGGGTTATTGCTGGAGTAGGTTGTGGATGTGTTGTCGGCTGGGGATCCATCAGCTACAGGTGTTAATAGTAAGGATGAAGAAGGTTGGGCGCCCATTCACTCCGCTGCGAGTATCGGAAATGCTGAGATTGTGGAGATCTTGCTTAGTAGAGGTGAGTAGCAATTGACTGTCTTTAGTTCCAAAGTTGCTTAGCTTTGGTCCCTTTTTTGCGGTAATATTATGTTCACTATTAGGGAATTTTGAAGCACTGAAAATGGCTATGAAAGGTAGCGCAGGGAGATGGAATATGCAGCATTTTCGTGTAAATGTGGAATTTAGGATTAATTATTGCTCTCAAGTTCGCGAGCAGCACAACATAACACGCATAGCTATATACTAagtatcatgaaaaatagtttacTTACGTATCTTGTTTTATTCATCCATCTGACAACTGGAGAGGACTGTGTTCTTTCCAAACCATGTCTTAGAAATCAAAGCTTTGAGTACTTGGAGACGGAGTAGACCCATTGGAACTTAGGACTAGAATTGATGATGTTTTGTCTTCCTATCTTGTCTCAATTTACACCTCATTTCTTAGGTTTTATTTCACTTTCAGCAATCGTATTTTGAAACATCAACAAAGTGTTTATCCCTATCTGACCAACAGCATTAAATTGTACTTTTCCAATCATTACTTTTTGTTACTGACAGCTTTATGCTTTTGTATAAAGTGATTAATAGGGTATTGGATTGAAGGACTCTAAACTTTACCACTGtaaaaacattttattttattgtgtttTGTGAGAAAATTGTGGTACACAAAATGAGAACAGTATCCATTTTTTGCATGGTTTTGCCTGGACACCTTTGATCAGTGCTAACTTTGCTGGGACAAGATGATTTAGTTTAAGATATTATAAGGATCACAAGGCTTTTAATTACTCCATGGTCACTTGTTATCTTTCACTATCCAAACGAGGCCAAATTACTCATCTTATCTTAGTTATTCTATTGACTAAAACTTTCTAGAACACAAGACAAACACTCAAGCACACAATAGCTGCACTTGCTAAATCTACATATAGAGAAGACAAAGTGAGATACCACTTTCAATAATTCCATGTTCCCCATATATCAACCATTAGGTAAGTGGTATAGTAGATAACACCACACTTTCCTTGTTGCCTGATGCACATACTGGATCATTCAGGGATCTGAGCATTAATTGAAATGAATAACAAAGCTGgaattttcttatcatattttgTAACTAAACTTATTTATTAGTCAAACGTTAGCAATTTAGCTTGTATGACCTAGGCTATATGATTACAAATTTCTACTTCAGTTATAATCATTCCATTCTCTCCCCTCATTACCCATTCTCCTGTCCCTTATTTCAACTTCTCCAATTCCTCCCTGATTTAATTTAGTATCAAAGACCGATTGATTCTTCCCCTGTATCATATTTAGTCTTCCGCATCTCATATTCTCTCTCATCCTGCTTCAGTCTCTTTTTCACTATTCTCCTCTTCTATTCCGACTTAtatctctctttatttttcttcTGTCTTCccattcttcctcttcttcattcTTTTGGTTTTCTCCCCTTCTCATCTTGTTCAATTGTTTCCTCCTACTTTACTGTAATCCTCCGCCTtcctttttcttcatttgtttCATCCATGCAATGCAGCATCAGTTATCTTCTATAGGCCGGTGGTGATGTAATATCATGCTTCATACATCATTAAGTCACACTTGGATATTCGAGATATGTCCCTTAGCCTTTGATTCAACATTTGACATGGACACGAGTATGAGGCCAATCTACACTGCACAAGATACCAACAATAATTCCTAAATGTTGTCAATTTTAGTAATTATAGGAACTCTTTATTGTTTAAACATGGTTTTCATATCATGTATGATGGAGATTGGCTTGATGCTCACCACTCCATTTTGGTTCCATTTGTCATGGAGATTTCTGTCCATGCAGTGGCGTAGGCATATAGCTAGCCTGCATTGGTTGCTTTGTTTTCCTGTCAAAATGTTCCAACAACTTCTACGCTATTCATCAAGTTCTATTAATAATTGCAATTTATCACAAATCTGTATGATATGTGCATTTGCACTTCTAACTTAAATGGCAAGGTGTTCATTTCACTTCTCAGTCTTTCGAAGTGTTACTTTCCTTGGTCCCCTATGTTATTATTACTGATGTttcttttttgttattttatacaAAAAGGAGCTGATGCCAATTTGGCTAATGATGGTGGACGTACTGCTCTTCATTATGCTGCTAGCAAAGGATGGTCCAAAGTTGCTGAAATTCTTGTAAACCATGGGGCAAAGATAAATAAGAAAGACAAGGTCTTTATTGCTTTTACACAATGGCATCTCTGATGTTGTTTAAAATTAGTAATTTTTAATTTGGAATTCTTAAAACATATATTATTAGAAAAAAAGGAtagcccggtgcacgaaactctcgccatgcggggtcccggggaaagatccattgtacgcaaccttactctactttttgcaagaggttgttttcaggATTCAAACCTGTGatttttggtcacatgacaacaactttaccgttgcgtcaaGGTTCCCCTTCAAAACATATattattagattttaaatttttttaaaggttttaagttttattttaaagtaGTCAAGACAAAGTAGGAAATTTTACATCATTAGTTATTTTAGGAATGAATTGTTTGTTTACCAAGTAATAGTAAATAGATTATTTCTGGTCTAACTTTTAAGTGAAATGGTCGGTGTTGGGGCATTTAAAAGAGACTGTAACCCTATGTATTATCTTCCAATTAATGAATTCTAAATTCTCCGTGAATATTTCATTCaccat is from Zingiber officinale cultivar Zhangliang chromosome 7B, Zo_v1.1, whole genome shotgun sequence and encodes:
- the LOC122003635 gene encoding uncharacterized protein LOC122003635, with amino-acid sequence MASPAKRYPAPRCQLPGFRKLSTQGRRPLLKPRETKKLAKGIELSPKGACFFTPEKKKSSATLEKGELETGGAGLEDKELAGRSKANALRRSILEEAMNSLPAHGAGRVMYIVKTFDWLQSIPTEAEEEEEKRKVKNWALPGLEFRPKAKLSDLSPLPVSCSAEWIAEERGSAEHSLVKNKDKRASSGTHESGERQRSNQNSKASSKRSRNTRPKVESPPPSKLRTRFPTAKASLSKSKWKKKDT
- the LOC122004236 gene encoding 26S proteasome non-ATPase regulatory subunit 10-like, with protein sequence MEEIKERAKTEEVSDIKLSLVFYGEETILFVAAISRSRSLLLAQGNRRSFQSLAMATEIDLPKPEDLFRAAGNGDFSLFTSLSAETLGWARSLRNEDDRSLIHVAASAGRSQVVDVLSAGDPSATGVNSKDEEGWAPIHSAASIGNAEIVEILLSRGADANLANDGGRTALHYAASKGWSKVAEILVNHGAKINKKDKVGCTPLHRAASTGKAELCELLIEEGAEIDVVDKAGQTSLMHAVICHYQQIALLLIRHGASLDVEDKEGYTVLGLASDDLRRSLIDAAKAMLEG